From the genome of Luteolibacter sp. Y139:
ATCGATCTGGCTCAGCTTTAGGACTCGGAAGCTGAATGCCTGGGGAAGACCGAAGGGAGTCCGGCTGTTTCGGTGGGTTAGGCTCGCCCGCCGCGGCGGCTGCGGGAGCGTCAGCGGAGCCAGCGCCTGGCGATTGGAGCGCCCGGGTCTCACGTTCCTTCTGCGCGCCTTCGATGCCTTCGACCGTGATCGCAACCAGGGCGATAATTCCGATCAGGGCCAGTCCGTCAGCCAGAGCCTTTTGCGTCCGAGCACTGGTAGCCGACGGAGTCACGACCGGAGATCCACAGGCTGGACAGTTGCCTCCCACGCCCGCCGCGTCGGCAGATGCCTGAAGCTTTTCGCCGCAGGACGAACAGGAAAATCTTATGGGAGCAGGGCCAAACACCGCCGCGATTACAACACGGGGCGGAATTCCGGTCAATTTGCTTGTACTTTTTAGTACATCAAGGCACCTAACCCAGGAGTGCTAGCTGGATAGCCGGTGAGCACTGCTGACGGAGTAACGTTTGGGAAGATCTTGGGCTCTCTCTTTAAGGAGGAGCGGGAGAAGAAAGGTATTTCGAAAAATCGGCTCGCTGAGGATGCTGGGGTTGCTCGAACGGTGGTCATCTATTTCGAGCGAGAGGAGAGAATGCCTACAATCCACAACTGCAAGTCACTAGCCGACGCGCTCGGGGTCCCCCTCAGTCGCCTGGTGAAGCGAGCCGAGAAGCTGATGGATGATGGACGTTAAGCTATTCGGGCTCCTCAATTTCGACAAGCTGGCCTAGCAAGCCGGGCAATTTTGGCGCTCGCCTTTCTGAGGACTCTAGACGGCTCAGGTGCCTACGAAGCGCAAGGGGCTTTTCGTGTGGCAGCCGGGCACCAGAGCATGCCATGAAGGCGCGGAACAACGGGCTCCCGCCCGTTCCCGTAGAAGTGCTCCTCGGGAACATCAAAGGGTCGACGCTACTGCGGAAGCGAGCCCGTCCCACCAGACCGCAGCCGAGGCCGGCTTGTGCCTCATGCTTCCTCCTGCTTTACTCGGGAAGCATGTCAGACCCTCCTTTCCATCGGGTGGGGATTCCTCCGTGTCTCGGCCCACCCGGTCAGTTCGACTCGGAACCTGAGATCCTGCGCCGACTTCTCGGCCAGTTCGACGCTCAGGAAATCCGAAGTCGGCTGGCGGATTGCAGAATCTACCGGCACGACGACCGAATTCCCGGTGATCAAGCACTGCCCCGGCTGATGAGGTGCATCCAGCAGTCCGACTTGGACTTCTTAGACCGGACCCTCAACGAGATTGTGGCACAGGCTCTGGAAGTCTAACGAACACCGGACATGAGGTTCAAGTCCAGCCCAGCCGAACGAGAACTAGACTTTACGCCTTGGCCTCGGTCACCGCCGGAAGGCTAGCGGGTGTCATCGCCACCCGGAAGTGGCCGGAGACTTTCGAGCGAAACTGAAAAAAGCCGGAGGCACCCCACTGTTGGGGAGTTTCTGAAGTGGGGTGACGCCCCGTGTTCATTGCCTTTGCCCACCGCCTCCACAACTACCGAAACGATGCGTTTACTTGAAGCCGCTGAAAAGCGGCCACGCGATCCAGCCTCCTTCGGTGTGCTTGTCCAAGGTCCGCGTCTGATCGCCGCGTCGCTCCCGCACCTTGTTAAGCGCAGTGTGCTGGTCGAAGGCGATCTCCCGTAGGCCAGCCACACTGAATGAGGCGTCCTCGATCACGAAGCTGGGGCGGGGGTCCATCTCCTCGGTGGTGCCGCCGTAATTGAACAGTCCAACGATCTCGGTCCTCCCCCCGGATTCCGTCCAGAAGCGGATCCCGCGACCCTCGTGCTTGACGCCGAGACACCAGAGGTCGCCGCCCTCGTTTCGAACGAGGCCTTTATCGCTGGCACCCTCGGGATCGAGCTGACGTGCCCAGCATTTCTGGCCTGACTTCTTGAGATGGAGAGGCGCCGGGCAATCGGTTACGAACATATCTCCCGCTCCGTCGCCGACAACGTTGACCCCGCAGCTTTCCACGACGAGGGCATTGGAGGCGGAGGCATTAATGATGGTGATCGCCGGGCCTCCGAAGGAATCGATGTTCTGGAACTTCACCCTAGGAGCCGAGCCATCGTCCACAACGAAGGCTCCGTTTTTCTCGCTCAGGATCCGGGCCCATCCCAGTCCCGTCACCAGGCGAACCGGCGCGGGCACCCGGATAGGCCTGGAAAGAGTGAACCAATTCGGGTCACCGCCACCGCAGCCGCGGAAATAGACCGTGGTCTTCCCTTCCGCCGCCGCGCGGTCCATCGCGCTTTGGACCGCGTCGCTGTCGTCGATCCCGTCGCCAGCCACCGCGCCGCAGTCGTCGGCACAAAGCCATTTCCCAGGCTCGTTTTCCCACGGCACCACCGGCTCGCGTTTCACGGGAAGCCCCAGTGACCGGAGCGGCGTCCCTTCGAACAGCCTGCGTCCTGGAGCTGAAGTATACTCTCCGATCTCTCCGCCCTCGACCGACCCCCCCGCCGAATCACTGGCCAGCACCTGACGATAGCCGTGGCTGGTCACGTCACGCGCATAGAGGACGCCACGATTGAGGATGGCAGGGCCCCCGGCACTGGTTGCCTGGAAACTTGCCCCTTGAAGTGCGACAACCCCGCTCCAGTGCGCCCAATTGTTGGGCATCTGGATATCGATGCCCAGAGGCGTGTTCTCCACCTTGAGGTCCTCGATCGCGGCAACGTTCGCGGACACGACCACGCCGGTCTTGCGAGCATTGCGGATGGTGACGCGCGACAAGGTCTGGCCCCAGATCCACTGGCTCAGCACGCCGGTCTCGAAGCCATCGATCTCCACGTCCTGCACGAGGTTCGGGCCGCTTTGATCGAGAAAGCCGGCATTGATGCCGATCTTCCCCCGGCCCCTGATGCGGACGTCCTTCAGGCAGCCGCTGTTGGTCGCGTAGTATCGGATCCCGTCGGTGTCCGGGTTGTTGCCGGCGTCGATTGTGAAATGGCGCAGGTTGCGCATGAACCAATCGGCCGAGGTGGGGCCCTTCTCGCTCGGATGAGTACGGAGAACGGCAGTCACGTCCTTCACGCCATCGTCGAGCTTCAACACGACGCCATCGCGCGACTGCCCGTAGAGCCAAGGCCCGAGCGCGCTCTTCACCACGAGCGACCGCGTTACCCGGTAGACACCGTCGGGGACGAACAACGCGTTGCTCTTGCCCCTATGGGCGGGGTCCATCCCGCAACTTGCGTCGATGGCGCGCTGAAGCGCGTCGGTGTCGTCCGCCTTCCCGTCGCCCGTCGCGCCGAAGTGGCGCTTGGCGTCGAGCACGGCGGGATCGTCCGGGAAGCGCATGCCTGTCGGCGGCTCGGCGGCGGAGAATCCTACTGAAGCAACCAGCGCAATGACCGGAGAAAATGAGTTCATGGCCGAAAGCGGATACGCTGAAAACCCCGCTTACATTTCTTTTTCTGATTCGATGCCACCGTCAACTCCGCTTTCAGCGGCCCTAAATGTCGCGGTCTATCCCTCGTAGCCTGCTTCCTGTGATATACGCCCATGCACCTCAGCCAATTCTTCTATTGGTGCTGGGACCTCTGCACCTTGCACCTGCCCCGCGCATTTTGAAGAGGCTACGCCATCCAGTGAATAGCTTTTACCACGCCGGGACGAGGTGACGTCTACGGCATGTTCGCTGCGAATGCCGCTGACTCCTCCGGATCAACCTCCGGCGGTCCTCGATCATGGCCTCCAAAAAAGCACCGCGCTCACTGTCTGCCACCGCCCCAACGCCCAAGCTTCCCGCCGAGACCCATCAGGTCGCGTCGGAAGGAGATCCCAACCTGACCACAAATCATGGCCTACCCATCTCGGACAATCAGAACTCCCTGAAGGCAGGCGTCCGTGGTCCAGTTTTGATGGAGGATTTCATTCTTCGCGAAAAGATCACCCATTTTGACCACGAGCGTATCCCTGAGCGGATTGTCCACGCCCGCGGCTCCGGTGCGCACGGATATTTCCAGCCTTACGAATCTGCGGCCGACATCACCGAGGCAGCATTTCTTCAGGACCCAAAGAAAAAAACCGAGGTTTTCGCGCGCTTCTCGACGGTGGCCGGGGGTGCTGGCTCCGTGGACCTGCCCCGTGATGTCCGCGGCTTCGCGGTGAAGTTCTACACCTCACAGGGAAACTTCGACCTGGTCGGCAACAACATCCCGGTCTTTTTCATCCAGGATGCGATGAAGTTTCCGGACGTCGTCCACGCCGTGAAGATGGAACCTGACCGGGGCTTCCCACAGGCGGCTTCCGCTCATGCCACGTTCTGGGACTTCATCTCGCTCACTCCGGAGAGCATGCACATGATCATGTGGGCGATGTCCGATCGCGCGATCCCGCGCTCGCTTCGCATGATTGAGGGCTTCGGCGTCCACACCTTTCGATTCATCAATGCCGAGGGCGTCAGCCGCTTCGTGAAGTTCCACTGGCGGCCTACCATCGGGAGCGCGGCCGTCGTCTGGGATGAGGCAATGAAGATCAGCGGTGCCGATCCTGACTTCCATCGCCGCGACCTCTGGCAAGCAATCGAGCGGGGCGACTTCCCGGAGTGGGAACTCGGGGTGCAAGTCATCGAGGAGAGCCAGGTGGAGCAGCTCGACTTCGACCTGCTGGATCCCACCAAGTTGATCCCCGAGGAGATCATCCCGATTCGCCCGCTCGGCAAGATGGTGCTCAATCGGAATCCGGACAATCACTTCGCCGAAACCGAGCAGGTCGCCTTCTGTCCCAGTCACATTGTGCCAGGCATCGGCTTCTCGGATGATCCTCTCCTCCAAGGCCGGCTCTTCTCCTATCTCGACACCCAGTTGATGCGTCTCGGCGGGCCGAACTTCCACCAGATCCCGATCAATGCGCCGCGTTGTCCGTTTGCCAACAACCAGCGCGATGGTCTGCGGCAGATGCACGTCCACAAGGGTCGCGTGGCCTATGAGCCCAGCCAGATCTCGCCACCGGGCGCACCGCGCGAGTGTCCCGTGCACGGCTTCCGCACCAATCCGGAAGTCGAGACCGGCGAGAAGATCCGCAAGCGCTCCGAAACCTTCGCCGACCACTATTCGCAGGCACGTCTCTTCTACCGCTCGATGAGGCCACCGGAACAGAATCATATCGCCAGTGCGCTCGCATTCGAACTCTCGAAGGTCGAGATTATCGAGATCCGCAACCGCATGCTCGGCCACCTTGGCCACATCGACGCTGGCCTTCAGGAGACCGTGGCTGACGCATTGGGTATTCCCCTCGAAGATGCCGTGAGGATCAAGCCCGCAGTCCCCCCCCGCGATCTCGATCCCTCCCCCTCATTGAGTCTCATTTCAAAGGATCCTCACACGCTGAAAGGACGCAAGGCCGGCATCCTCATCACCGACGGTGCCGACCCCGATCAATTCGCCGCCATACTGGCAGCCCTAAAAAAGGCGAAGGCAACTGTGGATGTCATCGCGCCGCGAATTGGGGGGGCGACCACATCGGATGGTGCGCTTGTTCCAGCTGATCATTCGCTTACCGGCGGACCCTCTTACTTCTTCGACACCGTCGTGATCCTCGCCGCCGCCGATGCGGTCCCGGACCTCGTCCGCGAGGCCGCCGCCGTGAACTGGGTACGCGATGCATTCGGCCACCTGAAAGTCATTGCCTACTCACCCGCTGCCTCACCGCTCATTAAGGCGGCTGGTGTCGATCCTGACGGCGGCACAATCCTTCTCGATGCACCAAAATCGGTCAAAACCTACATTGCAGCCGCCCGCGCGGGTCGCCGCTGGGACCGCGAGCCCACGCTCCGGAGCGTTGGTTGACCCCTAACTCGAAACGATTCCCATGAACACGTCCGCACTCTCCGAACAGCAGAATCTTGAGCGCCCCGCCGCTCCACCTGCGAATGACGACCTCACAATTGCCGAGCATTTGCGCGCGTCTAAGGTCTCTCGACCCCTGGAAGGCGAAGACCTCTATCTCGACGAAGCGGGCGAAGTCATTCGCGTGCCCGAACATCTCGCCCGCAAGTTCGTTGAAGAGTATGGCGCCTTGCATCCGGGCGATTACCGCTCCCGCTACCATCGCGACTGGCGCCACGATTTTTGTTCGCTCAAGGGGCAACTCTCGCCCGAATTGGAATGAGTTCTTCTCCAGCTACAGGCGCCAATGGATTTTCGCTTTGGCAAAATGCGGCGCCCATGGCTCCGCAGGCGCATGAAGGACAGCATTCGCCGGGCCCAACAATGCCCTATTTTGCCCATTGTTCGCGTGTCGCCATGCTGGTGGTTTTCGCGTTTAGCGGCCCCGCTGTGGAGATCATTGCCGCAACCTACCGTCACGAGGTTTACGAGAAGACAACGCTCACCCGTGAGGCAGTTGCAATGGCGATGGGCTCGATGGTTGCAACGTTGGCAGAACGGTTGAGCATAACCATCCCCGACGAGAAGGCTACGTATTGGGAGCGTCTCGCCCAAGCCCCGTGGAAAGCGCGCGTGATCAAGATTGCTCATGCCCTCGACCACCTCAATGGGCCACTGGATTATCAGAAAGCCCGACTCCGATCCGCACGAAGGGCTGTTTTGCTAGCGACCGGTCATGAACCGGCCATTGAGCGCGCCTCGCAAGTTCTTCGCCAGTCGATCGATTGCTTTGAGCAATCCCCATCATAAGCACGAGGGGCGTTTGAAGTATCAACGTTTAAGAATACGCGACGTCCTCCTGGGCTGAAGCGGCCACTTTCATCGGCATGGCTCCTGCGAATTGAACGCCCCGCCAATCCCTCATTCCCCTGACGCGAAGAAATATCCATGAAACCAAGAATCATCTTTATTCACGGTATGTTCCAGAATTCAAAAAGCTGGGACCAATACCCTTGGGCAGCCCATTTCGAGCAGCTTGGCTTTGATGTAGAGGCACCGTCATGGCCGCTTCACGAGGGAGATCCCTCCGAGTTGCGGGCAAACATTCCCGCGGGACTTGGCTCGCTCACCCTCTCCCAGGTCTACCACCATATCCGCGGCATCATACTCCAGTCGCCGGAGAAACCGGTAGTGGTGGGACATTCACTGGGTGGATTGATCGCGCAGAAGCTTCTGGCGGAGGGACTCCTCCGCGCTGCCGTGGGAATCGCGTCCGTGGCGCCGAATAAGATGCTCGCGCTTGACTGGGGCTTCCTGCGCAACAGCGCCTCGATCACCAATCCTTTTGCCGGCAGCGATCCCTATGAGATGACCCCGGAACTCTTTCACCAAAACTTCGCCAACACCCTCAGCCGCGGTGAGAGCGATGCAGCTTGGAGTGACACTGCAGTTCACGAGAGCCGGCAGGTCCTCAGGGACATTCTCGGCGAGGATGGCGAGATCGACATGACCCGCCCCCATGCCCCGCTGCTGCTCATCGGAGCAGAGAAGGACGAGATCATCCCCGCATCATTGGTCCGGCGGAATGCACATGCCTACGAGGATGAGCGATCCCATCACGAATACCGGGAGTTCACCGGCCGTGGGCACTTCATCTGCGGCGAGCCCGGCTGGGAAGAAATCGCTACCTCCATCTCCAACTGGCTGCAAGGGCATCTCACCGCAGTTCGCTCTTAAAAATCTAATCTGAACCACCTGACGAATCATGAAGGCAATCTGTTGGCATGGCACCGGTGACGTGCGCGTGGACACCGTTCCCGATCCCGAAATCCTCGACCCGAAGGACATCATCATCCAAGTAACCGCGAGCGGCATTTGTGGCTCCGATCTTCACCTTTACGACGGGCTGATGCCCACCATGGAGGCGGGCGACATCATCGGCCACGAGCCGATGGGCATCGTGGTGGAGGTCGGCAGCGAGGTGAAAAAGTTCCGGAAGGGCGACCGCGTGGTAGTCCCGTTCGTGATCGCATGCGGCTGCTGTTTCTTCTGTCAAAAGCAACTCTAC
Proteins encoded in this window:
- a CDS encoding alpha/beta hydrolase; translated protein: MKPRIIFIHGMFQNSKSWDQYPWAAHFEQLGFDVEAPSWPLHEGDPSELRANIPAGLGSLTLSQVYHHIRGIILQSPEKPVVVGHSLGGLIAQKLLAEGLLRAAVGIASVAPNKMLALDWGFLRNSASITNPFAGSDPYEMTPELFHQNFANTLSRGESDAAWSDTAVHESRQVLRDILGEDGEIDMTRPHAPLLLIGAEKDEIIPASLVRRNAHAYEDERSHHEYREFTGRGHFICGEPGWEEIATSISNWLQGHLTAVRS
- a CDS encoding helix-turn-helix domain-containing protein; protein product: MSTADGVTFGKILGSLFKEEREKKGISKNRLAEDAGVARTVVIYFEREERMPTIHNCKSLADALGVPLSRLVKRAEKLMDDGR
- a CDS encoding catalase, which codes for MASKKAPRSLSATAPTPKLPAETHQVASEGDPNLTTNHGLPISDNQNSLKAGVRGPVLMEDFILREKITHFDHERIPERIVHARGSGAHGYFQPYESAADITEAAFLQDPKKKTEVFARFSTVAGGAGSVDLPRDVRGFAVKFYTSQGNFDLVGNNIPVFFIQDAMKFPDVVHAVKMEPDRGFPQAASAHATFWDFISLTPESMHMIMWAMSDRAIPRSLRMIEGFGVHTFRFINAEGVSRFVKFHWRPTIGSAAVVWDEAMKISGADPDFHRRDLWQAIERGDFPEWELGVQVIEESQVEQLDFDLLDPTKLIPEEIIPIRPLGKMVLNRNPDNHFAETEQVAFCPSHIVPGIGFSDDPLLQGRLFSYLDTQLMRLGGPNFHQIPINAPRCPFANNQRDGLRQMHVHKGRVAYEPSQISPPGAPRECPVHGFRTNPEVETGEKIRKRSETFADHYSQARLFYRSMRPPEQNHIASALAFELSKVEIIEIRNRMLGHLGHIDAGLQETVADALGIPLEDAVRIKPAVPPRDLDPSPSLSLISKDPHTLKGRKAGILITDGADPDQFAAILAALKKAKATVDVIAPRIGGATTSDGALVPADHSLTGGPSYFFDTVVILAAADAVPDLVREAAAVNWVRDAFGHLKVIAYSPAASPLIKAAGVDPDGGTILLDAPKSVKTYIAAARAGRRWDREPTLRSVG
- a CDS encoding glycosyl hydrolase family 28-related protein codes for the protein MNSFSPVIALVASVGFSAAEPPTGMRFPDDPAVLDAKRHFGATGDGKADDTDALQRAIDASCGMDPAHRGKSNALFVPDGVYRVTRSLVVKSALGPWLYGQSRDGVVLKLDDGVKDVTAVLRTHPSEKGPTSADWFMRNLRHFTIDAGNNPDTDGIRYYATNSGCLKDVRIRGRGKIGINAGFLDQSGPNLVQDVEIDGFETGVLSQWIWGQTLSRVTIRNARKTGVVVSANVAAIEDLKVENTPLGIDIQMPNNWAHWSGVVALQGASFQATSAGGPAILNRGVLYARDVTSHGYRQVLASDSAGGSVEGGEIGEYTSAPGRRLFEGTPLRSLGLPVKREPVVPWENEPGKWLCADDCGAVAGDGIDDSDAVQSAMDRAAAEGKTTVYFRGCGGGDPNWFTLSRPIRVPAPVRLVTGLGWARILSEKNGAFVVDDGSAPRVKFQNIDSFGGPAITIINASASNALVVESCGVNVVGDGAGDMFVTDCPAPLHLKKSGQKCWARQLDPEGASDKGLVRNEGGDLWCLGVKHEGRGIRFWTESGGRTEIVGLFNYGGTTEEMDPRPSFVIEDASFSVAGLREIAFDQHTALNKVRERRGDQTRTLDKHTEGGWIAWPLFSGFK